One Zonotrichia albicollis isolate bZonAlb1 chromosome 14, bZonAlb1.hap1, whole genome shotgun sequence genomic window, TAAATTTTCTCCATAAAGATTTAATGCTGTGTTGTGTAAACCATCAGTTTTATTTGGAATACTCACAATACAGAGGCTTTTCCAACAGATGGGGAGCCCAGCAGAGGTTGGGACAGGGACAACTGCAATGCTGGCCTGTGGCCAGTGGTTCCTCCAGGTAAAAACCTTGAGCCCCACAGGTTCTTTCTCCCAGAGACAACCACAACCATCAGCCAGCAAAGCCTCCAGTGCTCCAACACCATCACTCCAAGAGAAGTTCCTCCATCAGCAGCACATTCCAAATACTTGATAAATTTCCATAACAAGTTTTGATTTTCCCATGGTTTGGGTCAGGTGTAAGATCCCCAAAAGTGTCATTCCATGTTTCACCTTGTGGTGAACGGGAAAGCCTCGAAACCAGGCAGGTCCGCCAGGCCTTAAAGGAATTGATGTGTGGGACAGAACCAAGATGGGCTTCAGTGGAGGGAACAAAATTCTCTCCCATGGGCTTTGACTCCCTCCCATGGACTTTGACTCCCTTCCATGGGCTTTGACCTTCCCTCATGAGCTTTGACCTTCCCCTATGGGCTTTCACCCTCTCCCATGGGCTTTCACCCTCTCCTGCGGGAACCAACCCTATTCCATGGGGATTAACCCCTTCCCATGGCTTTGGCCCTGTCCTGCAGAGATTAACCCTCTCCCATGGGCTTTGACCTCTCCTGTAGGCATTGACTTTCTTCTGTGGGAACCAATCCTGTTCCATGGGGATTAACCCTCCTCAATGGGCTTTGACCCTCTCCCATGGGTACTGACCCTCCCCCATGAGCTTTTTGACCCTCTCCCGTGGGCTTTGACCCTCTCCCATGGGCTTTCACCCTTTCTCATGGGCTTTGACCCTCTCCCATGGGCTTGGATTCCCTTCCATGGGCTTTCACCCTCTCCCATGGGCTTTCACCCTCTCCTGTAGGAATTGACCTTCTTCCGTGGGAACCAATCCTGTTCCATGGGGATTAACTCTCCCCCatgggctctgccctttcccgtGGGCTCTGCCCCTCTCCCGTGGGCAGGATGCCCCGAGGGGTCCCTCCGTATCCGGACAGGCCGGGGCACATCAGCACCCTGGAGAGCACCTCCGGATGCTCCGCGGGCGCCGGGGCGAGGAGACTCCGCTCCCTGGGATCCCTTCTTGGCATCCCTCCCTGGGATCCCTTCCTGGATCTCCAACCGAGGAGATGCCCGtggctttctcccatggcatTCCTGTCTTTAGTTCCCACAAAGGACTCAACCCTGCTGATCATCCAAAGCACTGAATATTTTGTGACCTTGCCCTTTTTCGCACCATGAAAAATTTTGGATTTCCCACGAAATTCCAGCAAAGGAAAAATGACTACGATTCAGAGATTGTTTCAATTTTATAGAGGATTTGCACTGTAGCGGTCAGAAGAGTCCTCCCTCCTTTCCAGCGCTGTTCCCGTGAGGATATCGATGCTACCTCAGTGTGGCCAGCCTCGGAACTGCTCTGCTTGAGAATCCCCAGGTCCTTCATTGTTTTATACTTTTTAGATAACTTTGAAATGGCTTTTTAAATAactaaaggaagaagaaaactcAGGACAGTCCCACAAGTAACCAGGAGCCATCAGAGTCAGACTCCTCTGCGTCAGGCCATCCTCAATCTTTGCATAAATCCAGTGAACTCCTGGACTTCTGACACTTTGCCCTTCATGTAGGCTCCTCATCCCTGCTTTTTCCATTCTTGAGTGACAGAAACCCCACAATTATTGATACAGAGCTGAGGATGAAACTTGGATCATCAGTCTCAGGAGTGTTTGAGTGTCACACCGAGGCCGAATTCCCAAAGCCCAGGAGAGGAATGTGTTTGGACAACCACAGCTGGATCTAAACCTCTGCCATGGTGGGAGACCCACCAGCACCAGGCAGCGTGTGACAAGAAGCAGGAGGATGAGAAGAAGGGAAATTTCCAACTGTGGAAAAGTGActctggagaggagaggagtgGCAGGTGGGCAGTGTAGCAAAAGGGAAAGCAGGAATTAGGGAAGATGTCCCAGAAaatgcagtgcagcagcagcaggacagatcTTCCCAGAAGACCATGAAATCTCCATGATGGAGATGCATAAAAGCAGGATTCacatgcagagcagagcaggctgcCTTGGGAAAACTCCCAACGTCCTTGCAGCCCTACTTTGTGGCTTGTCCCAGGTTTACACAATTAAAGCCTGGACCATTAAATGGGCCAGGCAAACCCTGCTGGGACCCAGGCAGAGCATGGGCCGTGGTCAGGGctgcccctcagtgcctgcagccaCATCCGTGCAGTACCTGGAAACCTCAACCAGGTTCTCGTCGGGGTCTCGGAAGTAGATGGAGGTTATTGGACCCATAGCACCAGTTCTGGCCACGGGACCTTCTTCAATGGCCACCCCACAGGCCTGGAGGACACAGGAGAGCAGGGGTTTGATGGTCATATCATCACTGTGCCCTCCTCCCCCAGCCTTGACAACATGAACTGTTGGATGAGACAACACCAACATTCCCAGGAAAGGGTCACTCAGAGGCCCTGGATTTGTGTCTCCTGGGGTGACATTGCCCTGGGGGCACTCTGGGCCTGCCTCACCTGCAGATGCTCCAGCAGCCGCTCCAGGGGCTCTGTTGTGATCAGGCAGAAATCTGCAGAGCCGGGCACGGGGCGCCGAGCCTTGGGCTCAAactcctgcccagcctggtgcAGGTTGAACTTCTGCTGGCCAAAGCGCAAAGCTTTGCGGTTGCCCTGCtcccagaggaaaaggcagagtCAGGGAGACCTCCTGGGCTGGATTCCTTCAGCATCCATTGTGAAACCCTGACCTGAGTTAGCAGAACCCCACCAGGCCCCCCACCATTGCACcctttgtgaaagcaatactattaatgcccaagatgtgtGTCTAGACACTGAACAAAGTATTTGCCACTGCGAAGTTCATCCAgacactgaccagaaaactgtgctcatatatactggaaaagggtgtgtgtgtgcctgagaactgcctgtgctgctgtaatTGCTGATAGCAAGATGTTATTTTGTCTAGTAGAAATAATtctaatttttgtatttgtaattttgttaacaTTATCAAGTGTGACTTTTCGTACTTggccccagtgacatcccaccagTTGATAAAACCAATTATACAATATATATCACATACCCCTACACCCTCAGCACTCATTTCACCCTGGGGGCCTGGTGGGGTCCTGCTAACTCAGGTCAGGTTTACCTTGAACGTCACCACCTCCATGCCCAGGACTTTGGAATAAAAGGCCACAGTGTCCTCGATGCTCTTCACAGTCAGCACAAGGTGGTCCAGGCGCTGGATGAAACACGAGGGTGGGCTTGTGCCCCCTTCCTTCCAAGCCATGCTCTCAGGGCTGGGAACTGGCACAGGAAACCAGAGAATATGGAAGTTAGGAGCACCCAGCTGCgcagggaaatggaaaatggTCCAGGGAGCTGAGGGCTGAGAGGGATCGCCCAGGTTctcctgtgtcctgcaggtgGCAGAAGTACAGAAGCAATAAATCCTCGTCCCTGCAAGAGCCTCGGACTCTGATCTGCATCTGGTGGCATTCGAGCCTGCCAGAGCCCCTGGCTGGGCCAGGTGTGGGGACCAGCTGGGTGACATCGCCGAGGGCTGATGTCACCGAGATGCCAAGCTCCAACACACAAACCCCGTGTGCACCAAGGTGTGTGATCCTTCCTCCAGCCCCCTCTGGGGTCCTCCCAGGTGTGGACACTCATCCAGGtggagccatgccagacactgGAGACAAGCTggggcctggcacagcagcaggaaacaTCTGGGAAGGCTTCTTGTCCTTTGAGCTGCCAGATGCCACCCCCAGGCAGAGGGTGAGGCCAGGGGCTCAGGGTGACAGAGCACCAGGGTGTGGGGACTCACCAGGCTGGGGTCACAGGTTCCTGGGGCTTAGACTGGGTTCAGACCCTCTGGAACTGCCCTTGGCTTTCAGGGACATGGGTTAGGGTGTTGGCAGGCCAgggggaatggttggactcaatgacctcAGAGGGCTcttccagcctaaatgattccATTTTTCTGCATGGGAAGTGGTTGGTGAGGGGAgatcccccagccccactggcACGGGAGCAGGGTCAGTGTAAAGCCAGGTGCAGTTTCACTGGGATGTCAGAGGACCCTGTTTGGAGCAAGATCCCATTATCCCCTCCCATGGGCTGTGCCCAGTGACTGTGCTGGTTATGGGGGAGCCACCACCAAAGCCAGAGGGATGCCTGCCCCTCCTGGCTGTGTTTGGTGCTCAGCAACCTCGGAGCCACCTGGCTCAACCCCTCTGTGAATCCCCTCACCCCAGGAGTCCTCTCAGGTGCTCCCAAATTGCAGCACCTCCATGTCCCAGCCTACAGCCCCCactcctgccctcccctcccAGGGGAGCCCCTGAGGCAGAACCTGGAAGGAAACGGGGCTGCAAAATTCTTGTTACCTGCAGAGGGACgaggagctgggaaggcagCGCTGAATGGTTTCCTGTGACCGTCCTcttcctgctgggagcagccacgtCACGGGACAAAGGGAGGGAATGGTGAGGTTGGAAACAGGAGCTCTAAACATTGCTCCCTGCAGAGGTGGACCTTGACCCAAAGGCCAACTGCTTGAAAAATCCCGCAAAAATTATCTAGATTTTTCCCTTTACAAGGGAAAGTTGGGTTTATGTGCTGGCTTAAAGCTCCCACTGAAGAATCCAGGATATCCCTGGAGAAGAGGGGCTGTCcaagcagccacagcagcctccCACCTCCCTGGCAATGTACAGGGAATCTTGCCTCCAAGATCATTTTCTAACACGCAAAATAACTAAAATAATCTTTGTCCTGTGGGGCAAATATCAAGGAGTTCAAACTCTTCAGTTGTTTAGGAAGAAGGTTGTGACAGACAACGTGACCCCCATGATCACCCCAAGAAACAGAGACAACATTTGCAGAATGACAATATATTGGTGAGTTGCTGTAGGAAGATTCCTACAAAAATGGGTTAAAAGCAGGCAATTCCCTGCAGGATCAGTTTGGATCTCTAGAACCGCACATTTCTCCACTCCACTTAAGATGTGAGTAAATCTGAGCTAAAAGCAATAAATCCATTAATATTTACAGCTCTGGACTTTCATCTGCTGGATGACTTTCAGTGCAGAGCcgaggagcagcactgcctgtTGGGATACCTGGATGTGGGAGCACCTCTCACTCAGAGTGTTTCCATGTGGTTTAACCTCTGGTTTAGCACAGGCTCACTGAAATTCGAgtacagaaaaggagaaagtcCCTGGAGAGAAGACATTTTTCCACTGTGAATGTTTTGCTGGGGATTTGCGGCACCAACGTGCACTTAGGGGGAAATCTGAGGCTTGGAATGTCATTTCCTGGTGGCAGAATTATTTCCTGGAGGAGGGAAGTCGTGGTTTGGGTCTGACAACTCCACTTCCCCAAGAGAGATTTAGTCTAGGATCAACAGGTTGGAGATTGGGATTGAGTTCAGAGTAGGAACCCCAGTATCCAACTTGGGAACGGTTTTGTGTTCAGCTCCTCGGAGGTGTGGCTGCAGACAAGGattcctgagctgctcctgacaTCCAGAGAGGGATTTCCCTACATGTTGGCCATGGTGATGGAGTTGAAGTAGCTCAGCAAGTCCTCCATGGTGAAGTCCAGGgcaatccctgctcctgcatAGCAGCGTTGGATGAGCTCCTCAAACTCTTGGTACTGCCGGATGAATCCCTGCTCCATGGCCTGCCACACCACCTGGAAAACCAAACACCCTGCTCCATGGGCTGCCACACCACCTGGAAAACCAAACACCCTGCTCCATGGGCTGCCACACCACCTGGAAAACCAAACACCCTGCTCCATGGGCTGCCACACCACCTGGAAAAGCAAAAACCTGATCCAGGGGCTGCCACACCACCTAGAAAACCAGAAACCCCTGCTCCATGGGCTGCCACAACACCTGAAATCCAAAATCCCGTTCCATGGTCTGCCACACCACCTGGAAAATGAGAAACCCTGCTCCATGGCCTGCCACACCACCTGGAAAACCAGAAACCTGATTCCATGGCCTGCCACACCACCTGGAAAACCAAACACCCTGCTCCATGGGCCGCCACACCacctggaaaagcagaaaccCCATTCCATGGCCTGCCACAACACCTGGAAAACCAAAATCCTGCTCCATGGGCTGCCACACCACCTTGAAAACAAGAAACCCCATTCAATGGGCTGCCACACCACCTGGaaaagcaaacctcagcaccttcccctgcccctgcagccaccCAACCTGAATCCCAGCCATCCCAGTGTCACACCCATCCCACTCCAGTTACCGGCAGCAGATTTCCCTCAGGGGACAGATGTTTGTGCATTGTCCTGTAGAGGCTCTCCAGGGCCCTTTTGACTTCCTTGCCAGGATATTTTTCGATGACTTTCCGCAGTTCCTGCTTGCTGTAGGCCAGCTGGAAACTGAGCTCCTCTTCCTTCACCCCCTGGGCCAGGCGGGCCTTGACACCCTCGAAGAAAtgctgggaaggaaaaggaaagggaaagggaaaggaaaagggaaagggaaagggaaagggaaagggaaagggaaagggaaagggaaagggaaagggaaagggaaagggaaagggaaagggaaagggaaagggaaagggacatCCCATGAGGAGGAGCCATCCCGAAGTGGATTCCTGCACCAGGGCTGACACCTGAGCGCTGCCCTCAGTTCCCATTTCTAATTCAGTTGAAATGAAGAATTTAGGGATGTTTCATGGAGTGCTGGAGATTTTTATCCTCCAGGAAAGCAGAACATTGGGAATTTCATGGttctctcccctccctgctAAACAAGCAGCATCCCTAAGGGTTGCAGGCCCATGGAGCAACGGGACTGCTGGAAAATCCCTCTGGTTCCTTGGTTCTCCCCCCAGTTTTCTCCCCACAGAGGGTCTGGAGCCAGAGGTGGGGAAGGGGGATCCCAGAACCTGCAGAAGTGTAAAGCAAAACCTGAATTTTCTCTGTTCTCCTGACATCTCTGCCAGAGCTGGACAGGAAACTCCACATCTGCTGTAAAACAAGGGAATAATCCCTTCCTTCATCCTCCTGCCTCTTCATACATCCCAAGAATCTGTTTGGGTACTGTGGCTGCAACCTGGCTGTGGAGAAATATCCTAAATCCCAAGGATTTTGAGCTCCCAAATGTAGGAATTGTTTCCAAGAACCAGGAACTGGCCTCTATATTACTTaaactgtcgcagacatcttatgtgaaaaatcctttccttaggatttttcctcctgagaagctgagaagcctcaggaacaaaatggaaacaatgattatctgctgctgtggaatgcaacaggtgcatctgtgattggtctcgtggttgtttgtaattaatggccaatcacagctggctcggactctctgtcccagACACAAAACTTTGTTAtcatttcattctttttctattcttagctagccttctgatgaaatcctttcttctattcttttagtatagttttaatataatatatataataaaataataaatcagcctgctgaaacatggagtcagatcctcatctcttccctcatcctcagacccctgtgaacacggtcacacttACACCTCTTTGCACCTCCTCGTGGTgaagagaaactgggagagctggagaaggcCATGCCAGGATTTTCAGGTGCTCTCATACCCCACTCACTTTGTTGTGAGCAATGAAATGATCTTTTCCCTTGGATAAGGGAGGATTTGAAGCCATAGCAGAGCTCAGGTAGCACAAGACACGGAGCTGATTTTCCAGCTAAGGCAACAACTGTTTGACAGCAAGGACTGGAAACAAATTGGAAGTAACAGGTCCCATAAATAATTCCAGCTGAGCTCCATCTGCAAGACATTTTAGGGAGAGGAAGGAGCGGAAGAGCTGCAGCCTCGGGAAGGGGGGAATGTCTGTTTGAGTTAGCAGAGCCAGATGCTCTTAGCTCAGTTAACAAAGCAGCCActggggaagggctggatgGATCAGCCCAGGCAGCTGTGAAAAAAGAGCTGGGATCTGCCAGATGCAGGCACGCAACTGGAGTGGGGATGGGAGCAAACTGGGAACGAactgggagcaaactgggagcaaactgggaATAAGCTGGGAACAAGCTGGGAGTAAACTAGGAACAAACTGGGAACAAGCTGGGAGCAAGATGGGAGAAAactgggaacaaactgggaATAAACTGGGAACAAGctgggagcaaactgggagCAAACTGGAAACAAAGTGCAAACAAactgggagcaaactgggaACGAACTGGGAGCAAAATAGGAACAAactgggagcaaactgggagcaaactgggaacaaactgggagcaaactgggaACAAGCTCCCCAGCAATCCTCTGGAATTCTGCCCTCCTTGTCTTGGTTCACCGTGTGGAAATGGGCACGAGGACAAGGCAGCGGGAGAAGGAAAAACCCACACATGGTTTGGATTGTCAGAAGAGGGACTGGGAAAGGCTTCCTTGGGAAAGGAGGGCTGAGCACATTGTCTGGACATCAGGAACTTTTTCCAGTGAGAACAGGCTGGGATGGTCAATCAAATCTGctcagggatgggatggagtcCCAGCACTGGACAGGGAGCTACAGAATCCCATCCAAGCAGTGAATTTGCCCTGGGTGATCCTTGGggatcccttccagcctggggttctgtggtgctgctgaggTGGGACTGCACAGCCAGACCCAGCAGTGGTCAGGGAAGGGAGCACTGGAGAGGGCATTCCACATCTGCTGTGAAACAAGGGAATAATCCCTTCCTTCATCCTCCTGCCAAGAATCTGTTTGGGTACTCTGGCTGCAATTTTGCTGTGGAGAAATACCCTAAATCCTAAGGATTTAGAGTTCCTAAATGTACAG contains:
- the GLOD5 gene encoding glyoxalase domain-containing protein 5, which codes for MAWKEGGTSPPSCFIQRLDHLVLTVKSIEDTVAFYSKVLGMEVVTFKGNRKALRFGQQKFNLHQAGQEFEPKARRPVPGSADFCLITTEPLERLLEHLQACGVAIEEGPVARTGAMGPITSIYFRDPDENLVEVSRYCTDVAAGTEGQP